A genomic region of Merismopedia glauca CCAP 1448/3 contains the following coding sequences:
- a CDS encoding DNA-directed RNA polymerase subunit omega yields MLNKHSHFDNTQIMYRAEELINAASNRYKITVQVANRAKRRRYEDIDVHDEVMMKPVLRAIVEMSDELTQPEIIGD; encoded by the coding sequence ATGTTGAACAAACATTCTCACTTTGACAACACTCAGATTATGTATCGAGCGGAAGAGTTAATCAACGCCGCATCGAACCGCTATAAAATTACGGTGCAAGTTGCTAATCGAGCCAAACGCAGACGCTATGAAGACATAGACGTTCATGATGAAGTCATGATGAAGCCAGTGTTGCGCGCCATTGTGGAAATGTCTGATGAATTAACTCAACCAGAAATTATTGGAGATTAA
- a CDS encoding Crp/Fnr family transcriptional regulator: MQATLEHLKQVYLLAALQDAELEQIQAYAWIKTFSQGEIVMHEGDRLPSRLFTLASGSVRITRTATTGKETIFRVLSTGEMFAAPALFGNGIAPATVTAEVDCEVVMVEREALMNAIRSNPEIAFKMLGIFNQRLQQLHDTVHGLISERAIARLARYIHDAANEHGTVTTPEGAVLRSRLSYYQIARSIGITYEECVRLFKQIQGVVSYSRGGKITLKDGKMLEAIAMGVSREITFLGYIPE, from the coding sequence ATGCAAGCAACTTTAGAACACCTCAAGCAAGTATATCTGCTGGCAGCATTACAGGATGCAGAATTAGAGCAAATTCAGGCATATGCTTGGATCAAAACTTTTTCCCAGGGAGAAATAGTCATGCATGAGGGCGATCGCCTACCCTCTCGTCTGTTTACCCTGGCTTCCGGTTCGGTACGCATTACTCGCACTGCAACCACTGGTAAGGAAACCATATTTCGGGTGCTATCTACTGGAGAGATGTTTGCTGCACCCGCACTATTTGGCAATGGCATCGCTCCAGCTACAGTAACTGCTGAGGTAGATTGTGAGGTAGTTATGGTAGAGCGAGAGGCGTTAATGAATGCAATTCGCTCTAACCCAGAAATTGCCTTCAAAATGTTAGGCATATTTAACCAACGGTTGCAGCAACTTCACGATACCGTACATGGACTGATTTCGGAACGAGCGATCGCTCGTCTAGCCCGCTACATCCATGACGCTGCTAATGAACATGGTACAGTAACGACACCAGAAGGGGCTGTGCTGCGATCGCGCCTTTCTTACTATCAGATTGCCCGCAGTATTGGCATTACCTATGAAGAGTGCGTTCGGTTGTTCAAACAAATCCAGGGGGTTGTCAGCTACAGTCGAGGTGGGAAAATAACACTCAAGGATGGGAAAATGCTAGAGGCGATCGCGATGGGGGTTAGCAGAGAGATCACCTTCCTGGGTTATATACCTGAATAA